From the Leptolyngbya sp. O-77 genome, one window contains:
- a CDS encoding cysteine desulfurase-like protein, translating to MRSCSEPNYRPTILVFAMLTTARPLQLDYVRAQFPALAGEWVFFDNAGGSQTLKRVADRISDYLLTTNVQLGASYDVSQQSTARVAEAAQAAAMLINAADPSEVVMGGSTTLLLRILSLCLGQTFCPGDEIIVTNCDHESNIGCWLDWRKQGIIVKFWNLNPETLQLDLDTLAQLMTPRTRLVALTHVSNILGTINPIRQIADLVHERGAMICVDGVAYAPHRRVDVQALDVDFYVFSFYKVYGPHYALMYGKREHLLTMPGINHYFIGQETIPYKFQPGNVNFELSYGAAGIVDYLSDLAVQHGSDRPASDLSGRLSEAFDRIAEHEEQLSNRLLSYLHSQPRVKLWGDPTADRDRRVPTIAFTVGQLNSATIPPQIDQHHIGIRYGDFYARRLIEDLDLAQQNGVVRVSMVHYNTLEECDRLIAALDPIIGS from the coding sequence ATGCGGTCTTGTTCTGAACCCAACTATCGCCCAACTATCCTAGTATTCGCCATGCTCACGACTGCTCGTCCGCTCCAGCTTGACTACGTCCGCGCCCAGTTTCCAGCTTTGGCAGGAGAGTGGGTGTTTTTTGACAATGCGGGCGGTTCCCAAACTCTGAAGCGGGTTGCGGATCGCATCAGCGATTATCTGCTGACGACCAATGTGCAGCTTGGCGCATCCTACGACGTGTCGCAGCAATCGACTGCGCGGGTTGCTGAAGCAGCCCAAGCCGCCGCAATGTTGATCAATGCTGCTGACCCCAGCGAAGTGGTGATGGGCGGCTCTACCACGTTGCTGCTGCGGATCTTGTCGTTGTGCCTGGGGCAAACCTTTTGCCCTGGTGATGAGATCATCGTCACCAATTGCGACCATGAATCTAACATTGGCTGCTGGCTGGACTGGCGGAAGCAGGGCATCATCGTCAAGTTTTGGAACCTGAATCCAGAAACGCTCCAGCTTGATCTGGACACACTGGCACAGCTAATGACCCCACGCACTCGGCTGGTGGCGCTGACCCATGTTTCCAATATCCTGGGCACGATTAACCCAATTCGCCAAATCGCCGACTTGGTGCATGAGCGCGGCGCGATGATCTGTGTGGATGGCGTGGCCTATGCGCCCCATCGCCGGGTGGATGTGCAGGCACTGGACGTGGATTTTTACGTATTCAGCTTCTACAAAGTTTATGGGCCGCACTACGCGCTGATGTATGGCAAGCGGGAACACCTGCTGACCATGCCAGGAATCAATCACTACTTCATCGGTCAGGAAACGATTCCCTACAAGTTTCAGCCTGGAAATGTGAATTTTGAACTGAGCTATGGCGCGGCGGGCATTGTGGATTATCTAAGCGATCTGGCGGTGCAGCATGGCAGCGATCGCCCCGCCAGTGACCTCTCCGGCCGCCTCAGCGAGGCCTTCGACCGCATCGCCGAGCATGAGGAGCAACTGAGCAATCGCCTCCTCAGCTATCTCCACAGCCAGCCCCGCGTGAAACTCTGGGGCGACCCCACCGCAGACCGCGATCGCCGCGTGCCCACCATTGCCTTTACGGTCGGTCAACTCAACAGCGCTACCATTCCCCCACAGATCGATCAGCATCACATCGGCATCCGCTATGGGGATTTCTATGCTCGACGGCTGATCGAAGACCTGGATCTGGCTCAGCAAAACGGCGTGGTGCGCGTCAGCATGGTGCATTACAACACCCTGGAAGAGTGCGATCGCCTGATTGCCGCCCTTGATCCGATCATTGGCAGCTAG
- a CDS encoding DUF3747 domain-containing protein codes for MERPRWLSLTALTALSLGVGGLNEQAIATTFSNTQVDQNRFVVLGSAGGSRLTILEQVSNARACWQESSNGTVDALMTRFDFTGICARATDRNGYSVRVGGQDLGLQYTLRTVTQGNQIILYAQPSSGSGTLEIGRSRSAASGFNRIHLNPGWYLSRRVFNGQPLGHLYLTNDLSLAALTSASRPIATNPAPVTPRPTTPAPSPAPIVVTPAPQPSRPVGSAPVEIPVPPPASGVVVTRPTPVPAPSTGSPTIVNGIPLPPPPPSVSAPESVAVLPVPSLPPVPLGQTPPSQVGSARPPVFTGSPQPASPLASSLGFSFRVVVNGSSPDVQTRVRSIVPDAFRTVINGQVVMQAGLFRDRATADQMLQRLSSANLQAAVVPVN; via the coding sequence ATGGAACGTCCACGCTGGTTGTCCCTCACCGCCCTAACCGCCCTGAGCCTGGGCGTGGGTGGGTTAAACGAACAGGCGATCGCCACCACCTTCAGCAATACCCAGGTTGATCAGAACCGCTTTGTAGTGCTGGGCAGCGCAGGTGGCAGCCGCCTCACCATTTTGGAACAGGTTAGCAACGCCCGTGCCTGCTGGCAAGAATCGAGCAATGGCACCGTTGATGCCCTGATGACCCGGTTTGACTTTACGGGCATTTGCGCCCGCGCCACCGACCGCAACGGCTACTCGGTGCGCGTTGGCGGACAAGACCTAGGGCTACAATACACCCTCCGCACCGTAACTCAGGGCAACCAAATCATCCTCTATGCCCAGCCCAGCAGCGGCAGCGGCACGCTGGAAATTGGTCGCTCTCGCAGCGCTGCCAGCGGCTTCAACCGAATTCATCTCAACCCCGGCTGGTATCTTAGCCGCCGCGTGTTCAATGGGCAGCCTCTAGGGCACCTGTACCTGACCAATGACCTGTCGCTGGCGGCGCTGACCAGTGCCTCGCGCCCAATCGCCACGAACCCTGCACCCGTTACGCCGCGTCCCACAACACCCGCACCCTCCCCTGCGCCAATCGTGGTCACGCCCGCACCTCAGCCGTCTCGACCCGTTGGCTCTGCCCCGGTTGAGATTCCTGTGCCGCCCCCGGCCTCCGGCGTTGTGGTGACTCGCCCCACCCCCGTACCTGCGCCCAGCACCGGGTCACCGACCATTGTGAACGGCATTCCTCTGCCGCCGCCGCCGCCGTCGGTCAGCGCACCCGAATCGGTGGCAGTGCTGCCTGTGCCGTCGCTGCCGCCTGTGCCGCTGGGACAAACCCCGCCCAGTCAGGTTGGTTCTGCCCGTCCCCCTGTGTTTACCGGATCGCCTCAGCCTGCGTCGCCGTTAGCCTCTTCGCTGGGCTTTAGCTTCCGGGTGGTGGTGAATGGCAGTTCTCCCGACGTGCAAACTCGTGTGCGCTCTATTGTGCCCGATGCATTCCGCACAGTGATTAATGGGCAGGTTGTGATGCAAGCGGGTCTATTCCGCGATCGCGCCACGGCTGATCAAATGCTGCAACGGCTCAGCAGCGCAAACTTGCAGGCGGCCGTGGTGCCAGTCAATTAG
- a CDS encoding citrate synthase, whose amino-acid sequence MTACEYRPGLDGVPATQSSISFVDGQNGILEYRGIHIEELAKHSTFLETSYLLIWGVLPTREELADFKHEVQTHRRLKYRIRDMMKCFPESGHPMDALQACAAALGLFYSRRALEDPAYIRAAVVRLLAKIPTMVAAFQLMRKGNDPIQPRDDLDYAANFLYMLTEQEPDPLAAQIFDVCLTLHAEHTINASTFSAMVTASTLTDPYAVVASAVGTLAGPLHGGANEEVILMLEEIGSVENVQPYLETCLERKSKIMGFGHRVYKVKDPRAIILQNLAEQLFEKFGRDHYYDIAIAMEKAVEEKLGHKGIYPNVDFYSGLVYRKLGIPTDLFTPVFAIARVAGWLAHWKEQLEANRIFRPTQVYTGSHNMPYIPIDERNGFVSNSPVPELVAK is encoded by the coding sequence ATGACGGCTTGCGAATACAGACCTGGTTTGGACGGGGTGCCCGCCACCCAATCCAGCATTAGCTTTGTCGATGGTCAAAATGGCATTCTGGAATATCGGGGAATTCACATTGAGGAACTGGCGAAGCACAGCACGTTTCTAGAAACCTCCTATCTGCTGATTTGGGGCGTGTTGCCCACCCGTGAAGAATTAGCAGACTTTAAGCACGAAGTGCAAACGCATCGACGGCTAAAATATCGCATTCGAGACATGATGAAATGCTTCCCAGAGAGCGGACACCCAATGGACGCGCTCCAGGCCTGTGCCGCTGCGCTGGGGCTGTTCTATTCTCGGCGGGCGCTCGAAGACCCGGCCTACATCCGGGCAGCAGTAGTGCGGCTTTTGGCCAAAATTCCCACGATGGTCGCGGCGTTTCAACTGATGCGAAAGGGGAATGACCCCATCCAGCCCCGCGACGATTTGGACTATGCTGCTAACTTTCTCTACATGCTGACGGAGCAGGAACCTGACCCGCTGGCGGCGCAGATTTTTGATGTCTGCCTGACCCTCCATGCAGAACACACCATCAACGCATCGACCTTTTCGGCCATGGTGACGGCTTCAACGCTGACCGATCCCTACGCGGTGGTCGCGTCGGCCGTGGGGACGCTTGCCGGGCCGCTACACGGTGGCGCGAACGAAGAAGTGATTTTAATGCTGGAGGAAATCGGCTCCGTGGAAAACGTGCAGCCGTACCTAGAGACCTGCCTAGAGCGCAAGTCCAAGATTATGGGCTTTGGGCATCGGGTGTATAAGGTGAAAGACCCCCGCGCCATCATTCTGCAAAACCTGGCAGAGCAACTGTTTGAGAAGTTTGGGCGAGATCACTATTACGACATTGCGATCGCCATGGAGAAGGCAGTTGAAGAAAAGCTCGGCCACAAAGGGATTTATCCTAACGTAGACTTCTACTCCGGGCTGGTCTATCGCAAGCTGGGGATTCCGACAGACCTGTTTACGCCCGTATTTGCGATCGCCCGTGTGGCGGGCTGGCTGGCCCACTGGAAGGAGCAGCTCGAAGCCAACCGCATCTTCCGTCCCACCCAGGTATACACTGGCAGCCACAATATGCCCTACATTCCTATCGATGAGCGCAATGGCTTCGTCAGTAATTCCCCAGTTCCAGAGCTAGTGGCTAAGTAA
- a CDS encoding DUF928 domain-containing protein translates to MIHLSSKRSSLSSAQQSGRKLPTQALLAAIALGITLSSVPITALAQDYVPPNRGLPGRREGGGTRGCWTSTAPGRQNRLTAIVPAQNLGYTLSEYPTFFVYVPAAYAEKAAAAELILTDDQDTEIYRTSFSTGGQSGILRISLPAEANMAPLEIGRDYRWSFALVCDPNDPSGNLVVDSWIQRVQPSAELAAAIATASPADLPALYARSGIWYEAIASLTDPYRQPIDGAIVAQWQNLLNSVGLSNIASELPAAPPNLSQRSPQ, encoded by the coding sequence ATGATTCACCTTTCCTCCAAACGCTCATCTCTCTCTTCTGCACAGCAGTCGGGTCGCAAACTCCCTACCCAGGCGCTCCTAGCGGCGATCGCCCTCGGCATTACCCTCAGCAGTGTCCCTATCACAGCGCTGGCGCAGGACTACGTTCCCCCCAACCGCGGCCTACCCGGACGACGTGAAGGTGGCGGCACTCGTGGCTGCTGGACAAGCACGGCTCCCGGTAGACAGAACCGCCTCACAGCCATCGTTCCGGCACAAAACCTGGGCTACACCCTCAGCGAATATCCCACCTTTTTCGTCTACGTTCCGGCGGCCTATGCCGAAAAAGCTGCCGCAGCCGAACTCATCCTGACCGACGACCAGGACACCGAAATCTATCGCACCAGCTTTAGCACAGGCGGCCAGTCTGGCATTCTCCGCATCAGCCTGCCGGCCGAAGCCAATATGGCTCCCCTGGAAATTGGGCGCGACTATCGCTGGAGCTTTGCCCTGGTTTGCGACCCCAACGACCCGTCGGGCAACCTGGTGGTGGATAGCTGGATTCAGCGGGTGCAGCCCTCTGCGGAACTGGCCGCGGCGATCGCCACTGCCAGCCCTGCCGATTTGCCCGCGCTCTATGCCCGCTCTGGCATTTGGTACGAGGCGATCGCCAGCCTCACCGACCCCTATCGCCAGCCCATCGACGGGGCAATCGTGGCCCAGTGGCAAAATCTGCTGAACTCCGTTGGATTAAGCAATATAGCGTCTGAACTGCCCGCCGCCCCGCCAAACCTATCGCAGCGATCGCCGCAATAG
- a CDS encoding 4-hydroxy-3-methylbut-2-enyl diphosphate reductase → MDTKAFKRSLNNSENYHRKGFGHEAEVSGQMQSEYQSDLIQQIRENGYTLTRGDVTIRLAQAFGFCWGVERAVAMAYETRQHFPTERIWITNEIIHNPSVNQRLRDMQVQFIPVQEGQKDFSGIESGDVVILPAFGASVQEMQLLNDKGCTIVDTTCPWVSKVWNSVEKHKKNDYTSIIHGKYNHEETIATSSFAGTYLIVLNLEQAQYVADYILRGGDRQEFLTKFKNAHSDGFDPDRDLNCVGIANQTTMLKGETEQIGKLFERTMMQKYGPDQLNQHFLAFNTICDATQERQDAMYDLVDAPLDLMVVVGGYNSSNTTHLQEIAIDRRIPSYHIDSGDRIGPGNRVEHKPLHHDLTVTENWLPDGPITVGITSGASTPDRIVAEVIEKIFELKEALALA, encoded by the coding sequence ATGGATACCAAAGCATTCAAGCGATCGCTCAATAACTCTGAAAACTATCACCGCAAGGGCTTTGGGCACGAGGCAGAAGTCTCCGGACAGATGCAGTCGGAATATCAGAGCGACCTGATCCAGCAAATTCGGGAGAATGGCTACACGCTGACACGGGGCGATGTGACGATTCGACTGGCGCAAGCGTTTGGCTTTTGCTGGGGCGTAGAGCGGGCGGTGGCCATGGCCTACGAAACCCGCCAGCACTTCCCCACTGAACGCATCTGGATTACCAACGAAATCATCCACAACCCGTCTGTAAACCAGCGCTTGCGAGACATGCAGGTGCAATTTATCCCAGTGCAGGAAGGACAGAAGGATTTCTCCGGCATTGAGTCGGGCGACGTGGTAATTTTGCCGGCCTTTGGCGCGAGCGTCCAGGAAATGCAATTGCTCAACGACAAGGGCTGCACGATCGTAGACACGACCTGTCCCTGGGTGTCGAAGGTGTGGAACTCGGTGGAAAAGCACAAGAAAAATGACTACACCTCCATCATCCACGGCAAATACAACCACGAGGAGACGATCGCCACCAGTTCCTTTGCCGGGACGTACCTGATTGTGCTGAATCTGGAGCAGGCGCAGTACGTGGCGGACTATATTTTGCGAGGGGGCGATCGCCAGGAATTTCTCACCAAGTTCAAGAACGCCCATTCCGATGGCTTCGACCCAGACCGCGACCTGAACTGCGTCGGCATCGCCAACCAAACCACCATGCTGAAGGGCGAAACGGAGCAAATCGGCAAGCTGTTTGAACGCACCATGATGCAGAAATACGGCCCCGACCAACTCAACCAGCATTTCCTCGCCTTCAACACCATCTGCGATGCTACTCAGGAGCGGCAGGATGCTATGTATGACCTAGTGGACGCTCCCCTGGACTTGATGGTCGTCGTCGGTGGCTACAACTCGTCCAACACCACGCACCTGCAAGAAATCGCCATCGATCGCCGCATTCCGTCTTACCACATCGACAGTGGCGATCGCATCGGCCCTGGCAACCGCGTCGAACACAAGCCGCTGCACCACGACCTGACCGTGACCGAAAACTGGCTGCCCGACGGCCCCATTACCGTCGGCATCACCTCCGGAGCCTCCACCCCCGATCGCATCGTGGCAGAAGTGATTGAAAAGATCTTTGAGCTAAAAGAGGCCCTGGCGCTGGCTTGA
- a CDS encoding anhydro-N-acetylmuramic acid kinase produces the protein MRIIGLISGTSVDGIDAALVETEGTGWNLRITLLNGITLPYPPDLRSRILEVCAGAPLSMDELASLDDAIAHYFAQAARQVQAGHPPADLIGSHGQTVFHRPPGARLADAIESSQPSLMPSASGLGYSLQLGRGSLIAHLTGIHTISNFRAADIALGGQGAPLVPPVDAALLAHPTLIRCVQNLGGIGNVAFLPLRDRVLRHAPVLPEVCGSASKPVQTAEPVPALLGWDTGPGNALLDWAVHQLSGGAQTYDQDGAWAASGQPCLELVNQWLQDPYFHLPPPKSTGRELFGAEYGRRCLADAAERGLSDADTLATLTELTAASIVHSYRAFLPHLPDQVLLCGGGSRNGYLRSRLAALLDPIPVLTTDEVGLNADFKEAIAFAVLAHWRWQNFPGNFPDVTGAADPALLGEIHLARR, from the coding sequence ATGCGAATCATTGGTCTGATCAGCGGAACCTCGGTCGATGGCATCGATGCCGCACTCGTGGAAACAGAGGGAACGGGCTGGAACCTTCGCATCACGCTGCTGAATGGCATCACGCTTCCCTACCCGCCAGACCTGCGATCGCGCATTTTAGAAGTCTGCGCGGGCGCACCGCTGTCGATGGACGAGTTGGCAAGTCTGGATGATGCAATCGCCCACTACTTTGCCCAAGCTGCCCGCCAGGTGCAAGCTGGCCACCCACCCGCCGACCTGATCGGCTCCCACGGACAAACCGTATTCCACCGGCCGCCGGGGGCCAGGCTTGCCGACGCAATCGAGTCTTCCCAGCCTTCCCTCATGCCTTCTGCCTCTGGCCTTGGCTATAGCCTCCAGTTGGGTCGCGGCTCCCTCATCGCCCACCTCACAGGCATCCACACGATCAGTAACTTCCGGGCAGCAGATATCGCCCTGGGTGGCCAGGGTGCGCCGCTGGTTCCCCCCGTCGATGCCGCGCTGCTGGCTCATCCCACGTTGATCCGCTGCGTGCAGAATCTCGGCGGCATTGGCAATGTGGCGTTTTTGCCCCTGCGAGATCGGGTGTTGCGCCATGCGCCCGTGCTGCCAGAGGTGTGCGGTTCAGCATCCAAGCCTGTCCAGACTGCGGAGCCAGTTCCGGCGCTGCTGGGCTGGGACACAGGACCGGGGAATGCCCTGCTGGACTGGGCAGTGCATCAGCTTTCGGGCGGGGCGCAAACCTACGATCAAGACGGAGCTTGGGCCGCCTCGGGGCAGCCCTGTCTGGAATTGGTCAATCAATGGCTGCAAGATCCCTACTTTCACCTGCCGCCACCTAAATCAACCGGGCGGGAACTGTTTGGGGCGGAGTATGGGCGGCGCTGTCTGGCGGATGCGGCTGAGCGTGGGCTGAGCGATGCAGACACGCTGGCAACACTAACGGAACTGACGGCTGCCTCTATCGTTCACAGCTACCGCGCCTTTTTGCCACACCTGCCCGACCAGGTGCTGCTTTGTGGCGGTGGCAGTCGCAATGGCTACCTGCGATCGCGCCTTGCTGCCCTGCTCGATCCCATCCCCGTCTTGACCACTGATGAAGTGGGACTCAATGCTGACTTTAAGGAGGCGATCGCCTTCGCCGTTTTAGCCCATTGGCGCTGGCAGAATTTTCCAGGTAATTTCCCGGACGTGACGGGTGCTGCCGATCCCGCCCTTCTCGGCGAAATTCACCTGGCACGCCGATAA
- a CDS encoding potassium channel family protein, giving the protein MNLSSLSFFRNLRGSSRQYAVIGLGRFGRAVCMTLHNLGYEVLGIDSEERLVDQALSDEILAHALTLDSTEPSALKEAGVYDFDTVIIAIGNYIQESIITTLNVKEGGVRYVVAKASTEVHGKLLRRVGADHVVFPEHEMGCTLARSLTRPGVLDRFEIDPDNSIVELVVPEEFDGKSIVELDLRSRYGVSVLALSQNGKFEVNPIPSMRLRKGELMVVIGANRGIDHLPV; this is encoded by the coding sequence GTGAACCTTTCTTCGCTTAGTTTTTTCCGCAACCTGCGAGGGAGCAGTCGCCAATACGCTGTGATTGGTCTGGGGCGATTTGGGCGAGCGGTCTGCATGACGCTGCACAACCTGGGATACGAGGTGTTGGGCATTGACTCGGAGGAGCGGCTCGTCGATCAGGCGCTTTCGGACGAAATCCTGGCCCACGCGCTGACCCTGGACTCTACTGAACCTTCAGCACTTAAAGAAGCAGGGGTATACGACTTTGATACGGTGATCATCGCTATTGGTAACTATATTCAGGAGAGCATCATCACCACGCTAAATGTTAAGGAGGGCGGCGTGCGCTACGTCGTGGCCAAGGCCTCCACGGAGGTACATGGCAAGCTGCTGCGGCGGGTGGGAGCCGATCACGTCGTGTTCCCGGAGCATGAGATGGGCTGCACCTTGGCGCGATCGCTCACTCGTCCGGGGGTGCTGGATCGATTCGAGATCGACCCCGACAACAGCATTGTGGAACTGGTGGTGCCGGAGGAGTTTGACGGCAAAAGCATTGTAGAGCTAGATCTGCGATCGCGCTATGGGGTCAGTGTGCTGGCGCTGTCGCAAAATGGCAAATTTGAGGTGAACCCCATTCCCTCAATGCGCCTCCGCAAGGGTGAACTCATGGTCGTGATTGGCGCAAACCGGGGCATTGACCACCTGCCTGTGTAA
- a CDS encoding TrkH family potassium uptake protein, producing MMTVPRTICLGFLALILVGTLLLLLPISLQSGQWGDWVTALFTATSAVCVTGLAVVDTGTYFSGFGQFVLLLLIQIGGLGYMTATTILLLVLGRRFGLRDKAALQQTLDIEELSGAVQLVKSIIALTALIEISGAIALFSLFSQNPDYGVGQSLWLAVFHSISAFNNAGFSLFSDSLMGYTSSVPMNLIITTIIILAGIGYQVLMEAFFWGRDRLRGKPNRTCFSLNFKVATSTTLVLLLLGFVGFLGAEFRNPDTIGRLDTSTKLLASWFMSVTPRTAGFNTIDYGKMTTTGLFITIALMFVGASPGSTGGGMKTTTLRVLFECTRAVLRGKEEVLCYRRQIPNTLLIKAIGVVFGSVMTVILTTVLITLADPDMDFTRVLFESVSAFATVGLSTGITAAVSTFSKLVLVVTMYVGRVGVLMLMLAILGDPKPSAINYPQENLLVG from the coding sequence ATGATGACCGTTCCACGCACGATTTGTCTGGGGTTTCTGGCACTCATTCTCGTTGGCACGCTGCTCCTGCTCTTGCCTATCTCTCTACAAAGTGGGCAATGGGGTGATTGGGTGACTGCCCTGTTTACCGCCACCTCGGCGGTCTGTGTGACTGGGCTGGCCGTAGTAGACACAGGCACCTACTTCTCTGGGTTTGGGCAGTTTGTGCTGCTGCTGCTGATCCAGATTGGCGGGCTGGGCTATATGACTGCGACGACGATTTTGCTGCTGGTGCTGGGGCGACGCTTTGGGTTGCGCGATAAGGCAGCACTCCAGCAAACGCTGGATATCGAGGAACTGTCTGGCGCGGTGCAACTGGTCAAGTCAATCATCGCGTTGACGGCACTGATTGAGATTTCGGGGGCGATCGCCCTTTTTTCTCTCTTCTCTCAAAATCCAGATTATGGTGTGGGTCAAAGTCTTTGGCTGGCAGTTTTTCACAGCATTAGCGCATTTAACAATGCCGGGTTCAGCCTGTTTTCCGACAGCCTCATGGGTTACACCAGCTCTGTGCCGATGAATTTGATTATCACCACAATCATCATTTTGGCGGGTATCGGCTATCAAGTACTCATGGAGGCTTTCTTTTGGGGGCGCGATCGCCTCCGGGGCAAGCCCAACCGCACCTGCTTTTCGCTCAACTTCAAAGTTGCCACCAGCACAACGCTAGTCCTGCTGCTGCTAGGGTTTGTCGGGTTTCTGGGCGCAGAGTTTCGCAACCCCGACACCATTGGTCGGCTCGATACCTCCACCAAACTGCTGGCTTCTTGGTTTATGTCGGTCACGCCGCGCACCGCTGGCTTCAACACCATTGATTACGGCAAAATGACCACCACGGGTCTTTTTATCACCATCGCTCTCATGTTTGTGGGGGCTAGCCCCGGCAGCACGGGCGGCGGCATGAAAACGACCACGCTGCGAGTGCTGTTTGAATGTACACGGGCAGTGCTGCGGGGCAAGGAAGAAGTCCTCTGCTATCGCCGCCAGATTCCCAATACGCTGCTGATTAAAGCCATTGGCGTTGTGTTTGGCTCCGTGATGACGGTCATCCTGACGACGGTGCTGATTACCCTCGCCGATCCAGACATGGACTTTACTCGCGTGCTGTTTGAGTCGGTGTCTGCCTTCGCCACCGTGGGGCTTTCTACGGGCATCACTGCGGCTGTATCCACATTTTCTAAGTTAGTGCTAGTTGTGACAATGTATGTGGGGCGGGTAGGCGTACTCATGCTAATGCTGGCGATTCTGGGCGACCCCAAGCCCAGCGCCATCAACTATCCCCAGGAAAATTTGCTAGTGGGCTAG
- a CDS encoding methyltransferase domain-containing protein — protein MPKTLQQQIQTFYDASSGLWEQVWGEHMHHGYYGPTGTERKERRQAQIDLIEELLRWGGVSQATAILDVGCGIGGSSLYLAEKFGAAATGITLSPVQARRATERAAAAGLGDRTQFQVADALKMPFADGRFDLVWSMESGEHMPDKTQFLKECHRVLKPGGTFLMATWCHRPIDESPLTREEQAHLEKIYRVYRLPYVISLAEYEAIAHSLGYCNLRTADWSPAVVPFWDEVVRSAISPAAVVGLLRAGWGTMQAALSMGLMQSGYRRGLVRFGVLAGVKE, from the coding sequence ATGCCAAAAACTCTACAGCAGCAAATCCAGACTTTTTATGATGCCTCGTCGGGGCTATGGGAACAGGTGTGGGGCGAGCATATGCACCACGGGTATTATGGGCCGACGGGCACCGAGCGCAAGGAGCGACGGCAGGCGCAAATCGACCTGATTGAAGAACTGCTGCGCTGGGGCGGTGTGTCTCAAGCAACGGCGATTCTCGACGTGGGCTGTGGCATTGGCGGTAGCTCGCTCTATCTGGCAGAAAAATTTGGGGCAGCGGCAACGGGCATCACCCTCAGCCCCGTGCAGGCGCGACGAGCCACTGAACGAGCAGCAGCGGCCGGGCTGGGCGATCGCACTCAGTTTCAGGTGGCCGATGCCCTGAAGATGCCCTTTGCCGACGGCAGGTTTGACCTGGTGTGGTCGATGGAAAGCGGCGAACACATGCCCGACAAGACCCAGTTTTTGAAAGAGTGCCATCGCGTGCTGAAACCAGGTGGCACGTTTCTCATGGCGACTTGGTGCCACCGGCCGATTGACGAATCGCCGCTGACCCGCGAGGAACAGGCCCACTTGGAGAAGATTTATCGCGTCTATCGGCTGCCCTATGTCATTTCGCTGGCAGAATACGAGGCGATCGCCCACTCCCTCGGCTATTGCAACCTCCGCACTGCCGACTGGTCGCCCGCCGTCGTGCCCTTCTGGGACGAGGTGGTGCGCTCTGCCATTTCTCCTGCTGCTGTGGTGGGTCTGCTGCGGGCGGGCTGGGGCACGATGCAGGCGGCGCTGTCGATGGGGCTGATGCAGTCGGGCTATCGGCGCGGGCTGGTGCGATTTGGCGTGTTGGCAGGCGTGAAGGAATAG